In Brassica napus cultivar Da-Ae chromosome C2, Da-Ae, whole genome shotgun sequence, the sequence TTCAGTACGGGGAAATCAGTCGTCTGGTCgtggttccagccaaagctccaATCGGGACGCACGCAGGACGGCTCCGTCAGTGTGTCTGGTACGGTCAGATGAACGAACTTCGGTCAaattgttcagaacgtcctgatctcCCTGCTGGTTGGCTCCAATAGACTGATCCACGAACCAGGGCACATCACAAGCAGTCCCATCAACATACCACATGtgtctcaaattcccaacccctCGCGGAATCGAGACCTTCTGGGGAGATCGGAGAATCTCGCGAGTATGCTTCGCCGTAGAATTAAAGTGAAAAAACCCTTTAGCGGAGGTAACGcctaagaagaaaaataaatcatcCACCGAACTCAACGCcctagaacaaaaaaaaactaaggtcATTTGGCAGTCACGAGTAGCCAAAGCTTTGGAGGGAAAACTCGAACCAACTTGCGAGCCCGTTGTCTCGGTATGCTTAGACGAAGCATTCCCAGATCGATGTGTCGAAATCGGCGGGACCCTAAGCGAGTCTCTGAAAATCGAGCTGATAGCCTGTCGGAAAAAGAACTTGAACACGTTCGCATGTGCCGCAGAGGACATGCGAGGGATCGATATAAACATCACATGTCACGAGATCAACGTCGACCCGAATTTCAAACCTATCAAGCAAAAGAGACGAAAGCTGGGACCCGAGCGCGCTGGTGCGATCAACGACGAAGTCGAAAAACTTCTCAAAGTCGGATCCATAACGGAAGTTAGGTATCCTGACTGGCTCGCTAACCCGATCGTtgtgaaaaagaaaaacggaaagTGGCGAGTATGCGTCGATTTCACGGACCTCAAtaaggcatgtccaaaggatatcTTCCCACTGCCACACATCGATCGCTTGGTCGAAGCAACGGCAGGGAACAAACTCTTATCTTTCATGGACACGTTCTCCGGGTACAATCAGATCATGATGAACCCCGACGACCAGGAAAAAACCGCATTCATAACCGACCGCGGAACATACTGCTATAGGGTGATGATGTTCGGTCTTAAGAATGATGGCGCAACTTATCAAGAAACTCGTCAACCGTATGTTCTCCGAAAAACTCGGAAAGACAATGGAGGTGTACATTGATGACATGCTCGTGAAATCCCTCGAAGAGTGGGATCATACCACTCACCTCCAAGAGTGCCTCGAAAGGCTAAACCTGCACAATATGAAACTTGACCCCGCTAAGTGTCGGTTTGTAGTAGCATTGGGAGAATTACTGGGGTACCTCATCACCTTCCGTGGAATTGAGGCCAACCCTAAACAGATAACCGCGCTAATAGAAATGGCTTCCACGAGAACGAAGCGAGAGGTACAGAGATTAACCGGGACAGTCGCAGCGCTCAACCGCTTTATCTCGCGATCAACGGATAAGTGTTTACCTTTCTACGACACATTGAAGGGAAATAAGAAATTCGAGTGGACCGAAGACTGCGAAAAAGCTTTCCAAAAGCTGAAACGCTACTTGGCCACTCCCCCGGTGCTTGCAAAACCCGTAGAAGGAGAACCACTCTTCCTGTACATCGCAGTATCAGTCACGTCTATGAGCGGCGTCCTCATCCGAGAAGAACGTAGCGAGCAAAAGCCCTTCTTTTACGTAAGAAAAATTTTGCTCGAAGCAGAAACACGTTATCCGATGATGGAAAAACTCACGCTTGCAGTTGTAATGTCAGAACGAAAGCTAAGATCGTATTTCCAGTCCCAAACAGTCGTAGTACTCACATTATTCCCACTGCGGACAATGCTGCATAGCCCCAGTCAATATGGAAGGTTACCAAAATGGGCAATCGAGCTGAGCGAGTACGACATCGAGTACCGAGAAAAACCTTGCGCGAAATCGCAAGTACTCGCCGACTTCTTAGTAGAACTCCCTACAGGGTGCGCGACTAACCAGGAGCCCAATTCGTCCTGGaccctccacgtcgacggatcctcttCCAAACAAGGCTCCGGAATCGGGGTCAGACTCACGTCGCCAATGGGGGTATCACTGGAACAATCATTCCGACTGATTTTCCACGCTTCGAACAACGAAGCCGAGTATGAAGCTCTAATCGCGGGTTTACGATTGGCTCACGGCCTAAAAATACGTAACATTCACGCCTACAGCGATTCCCAGCTAGTTGCAAGTCAATACAGCGGGGAATATGAAACAAGGGACGAGAGAATGGATGCTTACTTAAAACTCGTTCATAACTTGGATCAAAGTTTCTATCAATTTGCTCTAACTCGGATTCCTCGTGCCGAAAATGCACATGCTGACGCCCTAGCCACCTTGGCATCTAGTTTGGATCCAGGTCTGAGCAGAGTGATTCCCGTAGAATTCATAGAGCACCCTAGCATCGGGCCACCCGTCATAATAAACTTAATCGATTCACCCGACGGCGATCCAGACAAAGTCGATGTCCAGGCAATAAAGGATCTAGAACAGTCCGAGTATGGATTCGAAAAACCTTGGACAAAAACAATCCTCGCATACATCACCGACGGGAAACTCCCAGCGGAAAAATGGGCGGCCCGAAAGATTAAGACCCAATCCGCGCGATACGTCTTGGTGGAAGGAGAACTCTACAAGTGGAGATTTTTTGGACCACTCATGACCTGCATAAAAGGAAAGGAAGCACGAAGGATAATGGAAGAAGTCCACATTGGATCATGCAGAAACCATTCGGGCGGAAGATCCCTCgcaatcaaaatcaaaagcCACATACACTATTGGCCGACGATGATCAAAGATTGCGAGAACTTCGCGCAaatatgcgaaaaatgccagaggcatgcTCCCACTATCCATCAACCAGCAGAGGTTCTCTCGTCGATCTCGGCACCATATCCATTCATGCGATTGTCGATGGACATAGTTGGACCCATGCACAGGTCAAAGCAAAAACGATTCTTGTTAGTTTTGacagattttttctcaaaataggTCGAAGCCGATTCCTACGCAAGCATCAAAGACGCCCAAGTCGAAAGTTTCATGTGGAGAAACATCACCTGCAGGCATGGTGTCCCATACGAAATCATAACAGACAACGGATCCAAATTTATTTCGACCAGATTCGAGGCCTTCTGTGAAAAATGGATGATACGACTGACCAAATCGACTCCTAGATACCTACAATGCAACGGCCAAGCCGAAACGATTAACAAGACCATCCTCGATGGGCTTAAGAAATGATTGGATGCTAAAAAGGGTAGATGGGCCGAAGAACTCGAAGGAGTCTTATGGTCACATCGCACGACTCCGAGACGcgcaacgggagaaactccaTTCGCTCTCGTTTACGGAAGCGAATGTATGATCCCAATGAAAGTTAAATTCCCCGGAGTACGCAGAAGATTACTCCCAGAATGAGAAGATTCGAACAATCTAATGTTGCTGGATGAGCTCGATCTAATTAACGAACGACGGGACCAAGCCCTTATATGAATTCAAAAATATCAACAGGCGGCTGCAAAGTACTACAACACTAACGTACGCAGCCGCAAATTCAAAGAAGGCGATTTAGTCTTACGAAAAGTTTTCCAAAACACCTGCCGAGCGGAATGAAGGAAAACTCGAACTAACTGAGAAGGACCTTACAAAATCATAAAAGTAGTCCGGCCAGGCGCGTACGAAAACGAAAATATGCAGGACATCAAAATTCCGAGAACTTTGAACGCGATGCACCTCAAGAAATACAACCACTAAGCAACACTTTTCACCGAACTACGAGACAGCTTGATCCCTgaaaagggtacgtaggcaattcGTCATACGACGAGCTCAGCTAtaccccctcattaaaaagggggAGCTGTTACgtatacgtatactcgtatactcccaaaaagAAATATCTGATCCCAGACtcgatatttttgaaacttctTTTTAACGCGGTGGAAAACATCCCAAAATCCGAATGTCATCAGAACACTCAATCAAAAAACGATGTAAAACTCCAACCTTTGGCAAAGAGAGACGTCGCTAATGCCCGAAGGACTCTTTTTCGTCAAGAACTTTCCGAAAGGAAACACTTACTTTAAAAACAGTCTGTTCATGACTATAAAACGCACATCCCTTATCCTTCGTGAAGAATCTAAAACAGTAATATCTACCGATAATTTTGTAGCTGATCACAACGCactctcaacgtcctaaacagactaagCTGTCCCATAGAGATAGCTCTCgtacacccgacacaagggtaatagtgctatacaaaaaaatccaaaatttttggtcagtaCTTTcgggaggcttaaaaattgtcctcaaagagatgctcgattcgtaccatgcAAGTCACGTAAGcagagaacatatcgcggactttaaagcgGGACGAAATCATGTCGAAAATGATACGGAAAATGTAAGTCGAAGTAGTTATTGCACCCCCTAATGCCGTGATTAGACCTACGTCTTACCCTAaactcagcacactggtctcgaacatctctaggcatagtatcaaacccCATGATACGAGATttcaaaatttgtctcttggcTAGTATTTGTGCATCTTCAGAAATTCCGCGAGTCTTCGCACCACGGGAAACTCTTGAAACAGATCACAGATATAGCAGTACACCCAAAGTTAGCCttcgagatgacaactcgtagtcttccctctacacccatacaaatACTCCATAAAGATCTTAAAAACGCAAAAACtaagtttcattaaaaaaagTCGCAGAAGCGacggggattcaaagccacaagcGGCCAGTCCCAAGATAAAAACATGGCCATACCTGGCCAGAACaataacataaagaaaaaagtCACACGCAAGACTATAAACTCAATCATCCTCCGCACGCGGAGCCTCAGCTTCGCCAATCACCCCTTCAGGGTTTAGAGCCATGCTCCCTCCTGCGTCCTCGGTTATGGGATCCTGACCCACGGCCTCACCTGAGCAGGAAGGAAGAATGCACTCGGACTTCAGGCCCGCGAGAATCAGGTCGAAGTATCCTTTTGCATCCACCGGCTCAGCTCTACGGACGGAAAGCGCGGCCTCTTCGGCTCGCGGAGACTGAGGCACTTCACCGACCTCGTTCGTCCCTCCCTTGACTCCCGCCAAGCCAAATCCCTAACATGAACGGCCGCCAAAGAGTCAAGGTAATCGGCAATCTTCGACAAACGGATCTGGAACTCAGCGCGCATGGCCTCCTTGGCTTCTCCAATCGCGCAAACCATTGATCCCTCTCCACTCTTAACCTTGCGCTTTAGCCGACGCAACTCCAAAGACTTGGATGCCTTTGCCTCTTTCGCCTTAAGCAAAGAGCTCGCGGTCTTCCTAAGATCCCACTCAAGCTCACCGATCCTAGACTCAAACCGAGCCTCCTCGATGGAATGAGCATCCTCGATCACCTGATATCACTcgaattaccctaaggagtgaattactctctcaaataagaggttcggatgtagtacttagggatcgaatccacagagactctaggattacacaatatattatggtcttgaaataaatctagattaaatggtttataagttttaaagcagtaaaatGGAGTGGTGAGCAAgtttattgctcgattgattgttttgagtttGTTAATAGTTGGTTGaagtagctagattcaggtatattTTCAGGTATGATAAATAATACTTAATTTGGGAAATTAggagtttattaatattaattgttcttgaattcaaactaaggTATAATCTGTTtgattatctaatctggatctcggtcctcaactctcgttattttggtcgcgagaaagtgtcgatcgataattctttgtgaatatcgatcgatacacctttcaaaatatcgatcgacagggctatagctgcgtcgatcgatacttcttccagaaagATTTACGGAAAGATTTGATTTGaattctctaactcactagaccaactctcgtctgtatctagtcagttagatcattctagttattttcaggtattgagtcaagcaatgaCTTAAtcccaattaatcctaagatctaagtttggagggtgatcaatcctaaacttagctttaagcatAACTTGATGATtgaactatatttctaaacaacCTAATAACTGCTGTGTCAGTAttacatttatcaacctatttgagaaacctaaatctaacagtaaggactactcagacatattcatgaaacacatagttatgatggtctgaataatacttcaataaaataaatagcaaaagtaatagaaataatgaaagcaagggagttcaagatcttctctgttttgcagtagatgatctatctctccaatcctaagctctcctcTTCCAATGGTGGCTTCTTGCCTCCTCCAAACTAGGCCTAAAAAGGTCTCTAGAcaagtctgcctctaaaatgatacaaaaccctaatcaatagcctaacaggcggccagAGACTTATGATGTAATTATTAAGACTTTTATGAAActtgaaatcttctaatttgtcattaatTCTAGGATGGCttaataatcgatcgatgtgaggttcccaacatcgatcgatatttggtgGTAACTGTCGGTCGATACTGAATTGCAATTGTCGACCATCTCTTGCTTCCAGCGAAGCTCCA encodes:
- the LOC106408039 gene encoding uncharacterized protein LOC106408039, whose translation is MRGIDINITCHEINVDPNFKPIKQKRRKLGPERAGAINDEVEKLLKVGSITEVRYPDWLANPIVVKKKNGKWRVCVDFTDLNKACPKDIFPLPHIDRLVEATAGNKLLSFMDTFSGMMAQLIKKLVNRMFSEKLGKTMEVYIDDMLVKSLEEWDHTTHLQECLERLNLHNMKLDPAKCRFVVALGELLGYLITFRGIEANPKQITALIEMASTRTKREVQRLTGTVAALNRFISRSTDKCLPFYDTLKGNKKFEWTEDCEKAFQKLKRYLATPPVLAKPVEGEPLFLYIAVSVTSMSGVLIREERSEQKPFFYVRKILLEAETRYPMMEKLTLAVVMSERKLRSYFQSQTVVVLTLFPLRTMLHSPSQYGRLPKWAIELSEYDIEYREKPCAKSQVLADFLVELPTGCATNQEPNSSWTLHVDGSSSKQGSGIGVRLTSPMGVSLEQSFRLIFHASNNEAEYEALIAGLRLAHGLKIRNIHAYSDSQLVASQYSGEYETRDERMDAYLKLVHNLDQSFYQFALTRIPRAENAHADALATLASSLDPGLSRVIPVEFIEHPSIGPPVIINLIDSPDGDPDKVDVQAIKDLEQSEYGFEKPWTKTILAYITDGKLPAEKWAARKIKTQSARYVLVEGELYKWRFFGPLMTCIKGKEARRIMEEVHIGSCRNHSGGRSLAIKIKSHIHYWPTMIKDCENFAQICEKCQRHAPTIHQPAEVEADSYASIKDAQVESFMWRNITCRHGVPYEIITDNGSKFISTRFEAFCEKWMIRLTKSTPRYLQCNGQAETINKTILDGLKK